One Mesorhizobium loti genomic window carries:
- a CDS encoding ABC transporter permease: MTLRDYAIRYGFIVLLFGLVAYFAIAADGFVSPQSAVFIFQSVAITGVLALGVTATLVVGGFDLSIGSVATSAMMAAAYVMVVLEQNAVVAVVVCLLIGAVVGLINGWLIVYMRVPDLLATLGMMFLLVGLQRIPTEGRSIATGMTMPDGSVANGKFGDAFLALGRHRFDFFIPNLIPVSVVVLLVLAVLIWFFLEYTRFGRMMYAVGSNERAAELAGAPVKAYKIWAYVISGVFASIGGILLAARLGRGDIASGNNLLLDAVAAALIGYAVLGAAKPNAFGTAVGALFVGILLQGLTMMNAPYYTQDFVKGVVLVVALVFTFALSGRGRG, translated from the coding sequence ATGACGTTGCGCGACTACGCCATCCGCTACGGTTTCATTGTCCTGTTATTCGGGCTGGTCGCCTATTTCGCGATCGCCGCCGATGGGTTCGTCTCGCCGCAAAGTGCCGTCTTCATCTTCCAGTCGGTCGCCATCACCGGCGTGCTGGCGCTCGGCGTCACCGCCACGCTGGTCGTCGGCGGCTTCGACCTGTCGATCGGCTCGGTCGCCACGTCGGCCATGATGGCGGCTGCCTATGTCATGGTGGTGCTGGAGCAGAATGCGGTCGTCGCCGTCGTCGTCTGCCTGCTCATCGGTGCCGTGGTCGGCCTGATCAATGGCTGGCTGATCGTCTATATGCGCGTGCCCGATCTCCTGGCGACGCTCGGCATGATGTTCCTGCTGGTCGGCCTGCAGCGCATCCCGACCGAGGGCCGATCGATCGCCACCGGCATGACGATGCCGGACGGCTCGGTCGCCAATGGCAAGTTCGGCGACGCCTTCCTGGCGCTTGGCCGCCACCGCTTCGACTTCTTCATCCCGAACCTCATTCCGGTGTCGGTTGTCGTGCTGCTGGTGCTGGCCGTGCTGATCTGGTTCTTCCTCGAATATACCCGCTTCGGCCGCATGATGTATGCGGTCGGCTCCAACGAGCGCGCCGCCGAACTCGCCGGCGCGCCGGTCAAGGCATACAAGATCTGGGCCTACGTCATTTCAGGCGTCTTCGCCTCGATCGGCGGCATCTTGCTCGCCGCCCGGCTCGGGCGCGGCGACATCGCCTCGGGCAACAATCTGCTGCTCGATGCGGTTGCCGCGGCGCTGATCGGCTACGCGGTGCTGGGTGCCGCCAAGCCGAACGCCTTCGGCACCGCCGTCGGCGCGCTGTTCGTCGGCATCCTGCTGCAGGGCCTGACGATGATGAACGCGCCTTATTACACGCAGGATTTCGTCAAGGGCGTGGTTCTGGTCGTCGCCCTTGTCTTCACCTTTGCCCTCTCGGGCAGGGGCAGGGGGTAG
- a CDS encoding component of multidrug efflux system, with amino-acid sequence MSLSHSIIRRLPVAGLVVAGLTLAGCSQEKAEVKEIIRPVKVVEIAQAHDTRMLSYSGSVRARTESALAFRVNGKITERLVDIGQHVAPGDVLARIDPTDYDLSVKSAQAALDAAERQVETTELARKRAEQLFAKNFSPKSQLEQATLTYDQAVATRDSARSSLDQAKNQVGYTDLKADRDGIVTAVNADVGQVVGSGTPVVTVAVDGEKEVLIAVPEMEIAEFKPGKPVKAGFWSDTTLTLDGKVREVAGSADAQSRTFAVRVSLPNDQRVLLGMTANIEASAANEKQLVSIPLSALAKQDSQSIVWTVDRGADTVHARPVKVAEFAADGVRVAEGLRPGDIVVAAGTQFMTENLKVKLAGGVAQQSASAEGEDASRLR; translated from the coding sequence ATGTCTTTGTCCCATTCCATTATCCGCCGGTTGCCGGTCGCGGGCTTGGTCGTTGCAGGGCTCACGCTTGCCGGCTGCAGCCAGGAGAAGGCCGAGGTCAAGGAGATCATCCGCCCGGTCAAGGTCGTCGAGATCGCCCAGGCGCATGACACCCGCATGCTCTCCTATTCCGGCTCGGTGCGTGCCCGCACCGAAAGCGCCCTGGCTTTCCGCGTCAACGGCAAGATCACCGAGCGTCTGGTCGATATCGGCCAGCATGTGGCGCCGGGCGATGTGCTCGCCCGCATCGATCCCACCGACTACGACCTCTCGGTCAAGAGCGCGCAGGCAGCCCTCGATGCCGCCGAACGGCAGGTCGAGACAACAGAGCTTGCGCGCAAGCGCGCCGAACAGCTCTTCGCCAAGAATTTTTCGCCGAAATCGCAGCTCGAACAGGCGACGCTGACCTATGACCAGGCGGTCGCCACGCGCGACTCCGCCCGCTCGTCGCTCGACCAGGCCAAGAACCAGGTCGGCTATACCGATCTCAAGGCCGACAGGGACGGCATCGTCACCGCAGTGAACGCCGATGTCGGCCAGGTGGTCGGCTCCGGCACGCCGGTGGTCACCGTTGCCGTCGACGGTGAAAAGGAAGTGCTGATCGCGGTGCCGGAAATGGAGATCGCCGAGTTCAAGCCGGGCAAACCAGTCAAGGCCGGCTTCTGGTCCGACACCACGCTGACGCTCGACGGCAAGGTCCGCGAGGTCGCAGGCAGCGCCGATGCGCAGTCGCGCACCTTCGCCGTCCGTGTCAGCCTGCCCAACGACCAGCGCGTGCTGCTCGGCATGACCGCCAATATCGAGGCCTCAGCGGCCAACGAAAAGCAACTCGTCTCGATCCCGCTGAGCGCGTTGGCGAAGCAGGACAGCCAATCGATCGTCTGGACCGTCGATCGTGGCGCCGACACCGTTCATGCCCGCCCTGTCAAGGTCGCCGAGTTCGCCGCCGATGGCGTGCGTGTCGCCGAAGGATTGAGGCCCGGCGATATCGTGGTCGCCGCCGGCACGCAGTTCATGACCGAGAATCTGAAGGTGAAGCTCGCCGGCGGCGTGGCGCAGCAGTCCGCCTCCGCCGAGGGCGAAGACGCCAGCCGGCTGCGCTGA
- a CDS encoding D-alanyl-alanine synthetase A yields the protein MIIDKNGAALIVPADLPPEVEDAMGALAAKAFRAVGCEGMARVDFFLMPDMQFLVNEINTIPGFTDISMYSKAMAASGVSYAEVIDRLVAHGLARPGRPG from the coding sequence ATGATCATCGACAAGAATGGCGCGGCCTTGATCGTGCCGGCGGACCTGCCGCCGGAGGTCGAGGATGCCATGGGCGCATTGGCGGCAAAGGCCTTCCGCGCGGTCGGCTGCGAAGGCATGGCGCGCGTCGACTTTTTCCTGATGCCGGACATGCAGTTCCTGGTCAACGAGATCAACACGATTCCCGGCTTTACCGACATCAGCATGTATTCCAAGGCGATGGCGGCAAGCGGCGTCAGCTATGCGGAAGTCATCGACCGGCTGGTGGCGCATGGGCTGGCGCGCCCCGGGCGACCGGGCTGA
- a CDS encoding short chain dehydrogenase: MKNLWNDDAAERLVADYAKKGVGRDLALRVYTTRLLGGVPQLVLHGGGNTSCKIKATDLVGDEWDVLCVKGSGWDMAVIEPQGLPAVKMGALLKARALDKLADEDMVALQRANLIDPSSPNPSVETLLHAFLPHKFVDHTHSTAILAIVDQEDSKPLVKTVFGTKMGYVPYIMPGFDLAKAAADVFDADPSVEGLILDKHGIFTFGDDARQAYDRMIHYVNVAEEYVAKNAKPKSAKATLPARLATPASIAPMLRGAVAVARGEGRFDRMISDFRTSDAIVDFINSAAIADYASRGVSTPDLSIRIKTGPMAVPAPDGDKVGDYKAVIKSHVDAFAKEYRAYFETNDALDDVKRTMLDPMPRLTLVPGLGMFGHGRTLKDARIASDVGEMWIEAVRGAEAVGRFHPLSKADLFPLEYWSLEQAKLASNKPKPLTGQVVLITGGAGAIGAATAKLFADNGAHAVVVDLDGDKAADAAKKAGNNSIGVAADITDPAQVRAAFDKAVAVFGGVDILVSNAGAAWEGRIGELDDALLRKSFELNFFAHQSVAQNAVRIMLEQGTGGVLLFNTSKQAVNPGPKFGAYGVPKAATLFLSRQYALDYGAHGIRSNAVNADRIRSGILTDAMIASRSGARGVSEKEYMSGNLLGQEVTAQDVAQAFLHHALAERTTADVTTVDGGNIAAALR, encoded by the coding sequence ATGAAGAATTTGTGGAACGACGACGCAGCCGAGAGACTCGTCGCCGACTATGCGAAGAAAGGCGTCGGCCGCGACCTCGCGCTGCGCGTCTACACGACGCGGCTCTTGGGCGGCGTGCCGCAGCTGGTCCTGCATGGCGGCGGCAACACCTCCTGCAAGATCAAGGCGACCGACCTTGTCGGCGATGAATGGGATGTGTTGTGCGTCAAGGGCAGCGGCTGGGACATGGCCGTCATCGAGCCGCAAGGCCTGCCGGCGGTCAAGATGGGCGCCCTGCTCAAGGCGCGCGCGCTGGACAAGCTCGCCGACGAGGACATGGTGGCGCTGCAGCGGGCGAACCTCATCGACCCCTCTTCGCCCAACCCGTCGGTCGAGACGCTGCTGCATGCCTTCCTGCCGCACAAATTTGTCGACCACACCCATTCGACCGCCATCCTGGCGATCGTCGACCAGGAAGACTCAAAGCCGCTGGTGAAAACGGTGTTCGGCACCAAGATGGGTTACGTGCCCTACATCATGCCGGGCTTCGACCTCGCCAAGGCGGCGGCCGATGTGTTCGATGCCGATCCGTCGGTCGAAGGCCTGATCCTCGACAAGCACGGCATCTTCACCTTCGGCGACGATGCCAGACAGGCCTACGACCGGATGATCCACTATGTGAACGTCGCCGAGGAGTACGTCGCCAAAAACGCCAAGCCGAAGTCTGCAAAGGCGACGCTGCCGGCAAGGCTCGCGACGCCGGCGTCCATTGCGCCGATGCTGCGCGGCGCCGTCGCGGTGGCGCGTGGTGAAGGCCGCTTCGACCGTATGATCTCTGATTTCCGCACGTCGGACGCGATTGTCGATTTCATCAATTCGGCTGCGATTGCCGACTATGCCAGCCGCGGCGTGTCGACGCCGGATCTTTCGATCCGCATCAAGACCGGGCCGATGGCGGTGCCTGCGCCCGATGGCGACAAGGTTGGCGACTACAAGGCCGTCATTAAGAGCCATGTCGACGCCTTCGCCAAGGAGTATCGCGCCTATTTCGAGACCAATGACGCGCTCGACGACGTCAAGCGCACCATGCTCGACCCGATGCCGCGGCTGACGCTGGTACCGGGGCTCGGCATGTTTGGCCATGGCCGCACGCTGAAGGATGCCAGGATCGCCTCCGATGTCGGCGAAATGTGGATCGAGGCGGTGCGCGGCGCCGAGGCGGTCGGCCGTTTCCACCCACTGTCCAAGGCCGATTTGTTCCCGCTGGAATACTGGTCGCTGGAACAGGCCAAGCTTGCCTCCAACAAGCCGAAGCCGCTGACCGGCCAAGTGGTGCTGATCACCGGCGGCGCCGGCGCGATCGGGGCCGCGACGGCAAAGCTGTTCGCCGACAATGGCGCCCATGCCGTCGTCGTCGATCTCGATGGCGACAAGGCCGCCGATGCCGCCAAGAAGGCCGGCAACAATTCTATCGGCGTCGCAGCCGACATCACCGACCCGGCCCAGGTGCGGGCCGCCTTCGACAAGGCGGTGGCCGTCTTCGGCGGCGTCGACATTCTGGTCTCCAATGCGGGCGCGGCCTGGGAAGGCCGGATCGGCGAGCTCGACGACGCGCTGCTACGCAAGAGTTTCGAGCTCAATTTCTTCGCCCACCAGTCGGTGGCGCAGAACGCCGTGCGCATCATGCTGGAACAGGGCACAGGCGGTGTGCTTCTGTTCAACACCTCCAAGCAGGCGGTTAATCCTGGTCCGAAATTCGGCGCCTACGGCGTGCCGAAGGCGGCGACTTTGTTCCTGTCCAGGCAATACGCGCTCGACTACGGCGCCCATGGCATCCGTTCGAACGCCGTCAACGCCGACCGCATCCGTTCCGGCATTTTGACCGATGCCATGATCGCCAGCCGCTCCGGCGCGCGCGGCGTGTCGGAGAAGGAATACATGTCCGGCAATCTGCTCGGCCAGGAAGTGACGGCACAGGATGTGGCGCAGGCCTTCCTGCACCATGCGCTGGCCGAACGCACCACCGCCGACGTGACGACGGTCGACGGCGGCAACATCGCGGCGGCGCTGCGTTGA
- a CDS encoding transcriptional regulator → MAIRPAEQIIHKAAWLYYAHGLRQDQVASQLNISRASVAMYLRKARETGIVNISTSTQLFTDDVMARKLEDALKLDAVWIAPENGHIPDPSTDIAVLAASVFLELVKKGDRIGVAWGRTVYMIADIMSYADLQDVTVVQLCGNLGAPYSYRPDQCTMEIARRLNAKGLNFYAPLVLSTEELARALRAEPVIREQLAGISDCNLALFSVGTVDADSHVVKCGALNPDEMAALRGIGAAGVIAGQIIDARGEALDCSYNRRVISAELASLGAIEKRLMVVQEDSKFEPLLAALAGGLCTHLVVGAHMAQRLLDHAGAASQKAS, encoded by the coding sequence ATGGCGATCCGACCGGCAGAACAAATCATTCACAAAGCCGCCTGGCTCTATTATGCGCATGGCCTGCGGCAGGACCAGGTTGCAAGCCAGCTTAACATTTCGCGTGCTTCGGTGGCGATGTATCTGCGCAAGGCGCGCGAGACCGGCATCGTCAACATCTCGACCTCGACCCAGCTGTTCACCGACGACGTGATGGCGCGCAAACTCGAGGACGCCTTGAAACTCGACGCGGTCTGGATCGCGCCGGAGAACGGCCATATCCCCGACCCGTCGACGGATATCGCCGTGCTGGCGGCGAGCGTCTTTCTCGAACTGGTCAAGAAGGGCGACCGCATCGGCGTCGCCTGGGGCCGCACCGTCTACATGATCGCCGACATCATGTCCTATGCCGACCTGCAGGATGTCACGGTGGTCCAGCTCTGCGGCAATCTCGGCGCGCCCTACTCCTATCGGCCAGACCAGTGCACCATGGAAATCGCGCGCCGGCTCAACGCCAAGGGGCTCAATTTCTACGCGCCGCTGGTGCTGTCGACCGAAGAGCTGGCGCGTGCGCTGCGCGCCGAGCCGGTGATCCGTGAGCAGTTGGCCGGCATCAGCGATTGCAACCTCGCGCTTTTTTCGGTCGGTACCGTCGACGCCGACAGCCATGTCGTCAAATGCGGCGCGCTGAACCCGGACGAAATGGCCGCCCTGCGCGGCATCGGTGCCGCCGGCGTGATCGCCGGACAGATCATCGACGCCAGGGGCGAGGCGCTCGACTGCAGCTACAACCGCCGGGTCATTTCGGCCGAACTCGCCTCGCTCGGTGCCATCGAAAAACGCCTGATGGTGGTGCAGGAGGACAGCAAGTTCGAACCGCTGCTGGCGGCACTCGCCGGCGGGCTTTGCACGCATCTGGTGGTCGGCGCGCATATGGCGCAGCGGCTGCTCGATCATGCCGGAGCGGCATCACAAAAAGCATCCTGA
- a CDS encoding ABC transporter protein, ATP binding component — translation MVGNAVFRVEGLRKSFGRNEVLGGISLELHSGEVTVLMGANGAGKSTLVKIISGVYERGGGTMTLADQDFAPNTPAEAIRAGVVTVHQNINDGVVADLDVATNLTLDRLSGKGVPTLFNPARVRREAKAVADRMGLAIDLKARVNDLSLADRQMVAIARALAHQPKVLILDEPTSSLSSAEADRLFALVDRLREQGVAILYISHRMSDIRRLADRIVSMRDGVISGVFDTKPLDYEGAVNAMLGRKIHLDQIVARSSAKPVLTVEGLRIAQGARPISLTLGDGEVVAITGLVGVGKTALAETLFGVRKPLAGAMTMNGRPYAPRSAGDAIAAGVFLVAKDRATSGIVGGFNIERNVSLPFLKRMSNLGVLKRRLERATARRQIEELNIVCRSEKDEMSALSGGNQQKVMVARWMAQNAALFILDEPFQGVDISARRDIAAKLRASAHGRATLLFVTELDEALETADRILVMSEHTIVGEHRNADVDLDRLLAEVAGGPLHSAA, via the coding sequence ATGGTCGGCAATGCCGTGTTCCGTGTAGAGGGACTGAGGAAATCCTTTGGCCGCAACGAGGTGCTTGGCGGCATCTCGCTCGAGCTGCATTCCGGCGAAGTCACCGTGCTGATGGGCGCCAACGGCGCCGGCAAATCCACCCTCGTCAAGATCATCAGTGGCGTCTACGAGCGTGGCGGCGGCACCATGACGCTTGCCGACCAGGACTTCGCGCCGAACACGCCGGCGGAGGCGATCCGCGCCGGTGTCGTCACCGTGCACCAGAACATCAATGACGGTGTCGTGGCCGACCTCGATGTCGCCACCAATCTGACGCTCGATAGGCTGAGCGGCAAGGGCGTGCCGACCCTGTTCAATCCGGCCCGCGTGCGCCGCGAGGCCAAGGCCGTCGCCGACCGCATGGGTCTGGCCATCGATCTCAAGGCCCGCGTCAACGACCTTTCGCTGGCCGATCGCCAGATGGTGGCGATCGCGCGTGCACTGGCGCATCAGCCGAAAGTGCTGATCCTCGACGAACCGACCTCCTCGCTCTCCAGCGCCGAGGCCGACCGGCTGTTCGCGCTGGTCGACCGGCTGCGCGAGCAAGGCGTGGCGATCCTCTACATCTCGCATCGTATGTCTGACATCAGGCGGCTTGCCGATCGCATCGTCTCGATGCGTGACGGTGTCATCTCCGGTGTCTTCGACACCAAGCCGCTCGACTATGAAGGCGCGGTCAACGCCATGCTCGGTCGCAAGATCCATCTCGACCAGATCGTTGCCCGGAGTTCCGCCAAACCGGTCCTGACGGTCGAAGGCCTGCGAATCGCGCAGGGCGCCAGGCCGATTTCGCTGACGCTGGGCGATGGCGAGGTCGTCGCCATCACCGGCCTCGTCGGCGTCGGCAAGACAGCACTTGCCGAAACGCTGTTCGGCGTGCGCAAGCCGCTCGCCGGCGCCATGACGATGAACGGCAGGCCCTACGCGCCGCGCTCGGCGGGCGATGCAATCGCCGCCGGGGTGTTCCTCGTCGCCAAGGATCGCGCCACCAGCGGCATCGTCGGCGGCTTCAACATCGAGCGCAATGTCAGCCTGCCATTCCTCAAGCGCATGTCGAATCTGGGGGTGCTCAAGCGCCGCCTCGAACGCGCCACAGCGCGCCGGCAGATCGAGGAACTCAACATCGTCTGCCGCTCCGAGAAGGACGAGATGTCGGCTCTGTCCGGCGGCAACCAGCAGAAGGTCATGGTCGCCCGCTGGATGGCGCAGAATGCCGCGCTGTTCATTCTCGACGAGCCGTTTCAGGGCGTCGACATCTCGGCCAGGCGCGACATCGCCGCCAAGCTGAGGGCAAGCGCCCATGGCCGCGCGACGCTTTTGTTTGTCACCGAACTCGACGAGGCGCTGGAGACGGCCGACCGCATTTTGGTGATGTCGGAACACACGATCGTCGGTGAACACCGCAACGCTGATGTCGATCTCGACCGCTTGCTGGCCGAGGTCGCCGGTGGGCCGCTGCACAGCGCCGCCTGA
- a CDS encoding transcriptional regulator, which yields MSEAANIVVDAARQENVTRILDCAERLFRHYGYGKTNVADIARDLGMSPANIYRFFASKVEIHQAVCGRMLGASYKMAYEIMHLPISAEERLRRYIHAQYKMTLETMLDEQKVHEMVIVALERDWGVIDKHVNSIHDLFAEVIREGVETGEFRQQDHEVASRCFGAATVILCHPQMVAQCLAKTNRAMPDELIDYAIRALK from the coding sequence ATGTCCGAAGCCGCCAACATAGTGGTCGATGCCGCCAGGCAGGAGAATGTGACGCGCATTCTCGACTGCGCCGAGCGCCTGTTCCGGCACTATGGCTACGGCAAGACCAATGTTGCCGACATTGCGCGCGACCTCGGCATGTCGCCGGCCAACATCTACCGTTTCTTCGCCTCCAAGGTCGAAATCCACCAGGCGGTCTGCGGCCGGATGCTCGGCGCCAGCTACAAGATGGCCTACGAGATCATGCACCTGCCGATCAGCGCGGAGGAGCGGCTGCGGCGCTACATTCACGCCCAGTACAAGATGACGCTCGAGACCATGCTCGATGAGCAAAAGGTCCATGAGATGGTCATTGTCGCGCTCGAACGCGACTGGGGCGTCATCGACAAGCACGTCAACAGCATCCACGACCTGTTCGCCGAGGTGATCCGCGAGGGCGTCGAGACCGGCGAGTTCAGGCAGCAGGATCACGAAGTTGCCTCGCGCTGCTTCGGCGCCGCCACCGTCATTCTCTGCCACCCGCAGATGGTGGCGCAGTGCCTTGCCAAGACCAACCGGGCAATGCCCGACGAACTTATCGACTACGCCATCAGAGCCTTGAAATAG
- a CDS encoding periplasmic binding protein/LacI transcriptional regulator encodes MNITRRLLGKVALGLAGATMLMQVPAFAADKPAPFDKPGVKIALVRYLSTGDFFQAYLSGVEAQSKALGIDLRVLDSRQDAALQSDMVDQAIALGVQGIIIQHGLTESMKDAAQRAVDAGIKVVAFDVNVENPKIPQIEQSDKDLARLALEQAVKDNGESWNAGYVYVAGIAPLDRRNETWVDVKKKYAGIKEVAMFGTLDNPIANSVANQARSVLSAHPDIKVMFAPYDEFAKGVKIAVDEAGLNKGIKIYSADISTSDISAMREPDSAWAATAATNPAVVGQVSVRALAQLLAGEDPGHNVIVPPTLITQKELIDKDIKNMEDLSAKLPQFAHADVAMPAWMPNPNAK; translated from the coding sequence GTGAACATCACAAGACGACTTCTGGGGAAGGTGGCGCTCGGACTGGCCGGCGCAACCATGCTGATGCAGGTTCCGGCTTTTGCTGCGGACAAGCCGGCGCCGTTCGACAAACCCGGCGTCAAGATCGCACTGGTGCGCTATCTCTCGACCGGCGACTTCTTCCAGGCCTATCTCTCGGGTGTCGAGGCGCAGTCGAAGGCGCTCGGCATTGACCTGCGCGTGCTCGACAGCCGCCAGGACGCAGCGCTCCAGTCCGACATGGTCGACCAGGCCATCGCGCTTGGCGTGCAGGGCATCATTATCCAGCACGGCCTGACGGAATCGATGAAGGACGCCGCCCAGCGCGCGGTCGACGCCGGCATCAAGGTGGTGGCGTTCGACGTCAATGTCGAAAACCCCAAGATCCCGCAGATCGAACAGTCGGATAAAGACCTGGCGCGCCTGGCGCTCGAGCAGGCGGTCAAGGACAATGGCGAGAGCTGGAACGCCGGCTACGTCTATGTCGCCGGCATCGCGCCGCTCGACCGCCGCAACGAGACCTGGGTCGACGTGAAGAAAAAATATGCCGGCATCAAGGAAGTCGCGATGTTCGGCACGCTCGACAACCCGATCGCCAACTCCGTCGCCAACCAGGCGCGTTCGGTGCTGTCGGCCCATCCCGATATTAAGGTGATGTTCGCCCCCTATGACGAGTTTGCCAAGGGCGTGAAGATCGCCGTCGACGAAGCCGGCCTGAACAAGGGCATCAAGATCTATTCGGCCGACATCTCGACCTCGGACATATCGGCGATGCGCGAGCCCGATAGCGCCTGGGCGGCGACCGCCGCGACCAACCCGGCCGTCGTCGGCCAGGTCTCGGTGCGCGCGCTGGCGCAACTGCTCGCCGGTGAAGACCCCGGCCACAACGTCATCGTGCCGCCGACGCTGATCACCCAGAAGGAGCTGATCGACAAGGACATCAAGAACATGGAAGACCTGTCGGCCAAGCTGCCGCAGTTCGCCCATGCCGATGTCGCCATGCCGGCCTGGATGCCGAACCCGAACGCGAAGTAA
- a CDS encoding acyl-CoA synthetase: MGNPYEQDLDRNAANHQPLTPLTYLERAAKTYPDHIAIVHGSQRISYRDFWRRSLKLASALQKHGIGKGDTVTVMLSNTPPMLEAHFGVPMTKAVLHSLNTRLDAAVIAFQLDHAETKVLIVDREFSGVVRQALDLAKVKPLVIDYDDPDYAADAPYPKGQRIGALDYEDFVAGGDEDFAWSMPDDEWDAISLNYTSGTTGNPKGVVYHHRGAALMAYTNTIHAGMAKHAVYLWTLPMFHCNGWCFPWTLAVQAGTHVCLRWVRPKPIYDAIADHGVTHLCGAPVVMSVLINARDEDKRTFAQTVTFNTAAAPPPEAVLSGMADAGFAVTHLYGLTETYGPAVVNEWHGEWDALAKGERSAKKARQGVRYAALEGLTVMDPETMQATPADGETIGEVMFRGNIVMKGYLKNRKASDEAFAGGWFHSGDLGVMHPDGYIQLKDRSKDIIISGGENISSIEVEDALYKHPSVASCGVVARHDDKWGEVPVAYVELKPGKAATEAEIIEHCRTLLARFKVPKAVIFAEIPKTSTGKIQKFRLREMAKGT, encoded by the coding sequence ATGGGCAACCCTTACGAACAGGATCTGGACAGGAACGCGGCCAACCATCAGCCGCTGACGCCGCTCACCTATCTGGAACGCGCGGCAAAGACCTATCCCGACCACATCGCCATCGTCCATGGAAGCCAGCGCATCAGCTACCGCGATTTCTGGCGCCGCTCGCTGAAACTCGCCTCGGCGCTGCAAAAGCACGGCATCGGCAAGGGCGACACAGTCACCGTCATGCTGTCCAACACGCCGCCGATGCTGGAGGCGCATTTCGGCGTGCCGATGACCAAGGCGGTGCTGCACTCACTCAACACGCGGCTCGATGCCGCGGTCATCGCTTTCCAGCTCGACCATGCCGAAACCAAGGTGCTGATCGTCGACCGTGAATTCTCCGGCGTTGTCCGGCAGGCGCTCGATCTGGCCAAGGTCAAGCCGCTGGTCATCGACTATGACGATCCCGACTACGCCGCCGACGCACCCTATCCGAAGGGGCAACGGATCGGCGCGCTCGACTACGAGGATTTTGTCGCCGGCGGCGACGAGGATTTCGCCTGGTCGATGCCGGACGACGAATGGGACGCCATCTCGCTCAACTACACCTCCGGCACGACGGGCAATCCCAAGGGCGTCGTCTACCATCACCGCGGCGCGGCCCTGATGGCCTACACCAACACCATCCATGCCGGCATGGCCAAGCATGCGGTCTATCTCTGGACGCTGCCCATGTTCCATTGCAATGGCTGGTGTTTTCCGTGGACGCTGGCCGTCCAGGCCGGCACCCATGTCTGCCTGCGCTGGGTGCGGCCGAAGCCGATCTACGACGCCATCGCCGACCATGGCGTCACCCATCTCTGCGGCGCGCCGGTCGTGATGTCGGTGCTCATCAACGCCCGGGATGAGGACAAGCGCACGTTCGCCCAGACGGTGACCTTCAACACCGCGGCCGCGCCGCCGCCGGAAGCCGTGCTGTCGGGCATGGCCGACGCCGGCTTTGCCGTCACCCATCTCTATGGCCTGACCGAAACCTATGGCCCGGCGGTGGTCAACGAATGGCATGGCGAATGGGACGCTCTCGCAAAGGGCGAGCGCAGCGCCAAGAAAGCAAGGCAGGGCGTGCGCTACGCCGCGCTCGAAGGCCTGACCGTCATGGACCCCGAAACGATGCAGGCGACGCCGGCCGACGGCGAAACCATCGGCGAGGTCATGTTCCGCGGCAACATCGTCATGAAGGGCTATCTGAAAAACCGCAAAGCCAGCGACGAAGCCTTCGCCGGCGGCTGGTTCCATTCCGGCGATCTCGGCGTCATGCATCCCGACGGCTACATCCAACTCAAGGACCGCTCCAAGGACATCATCATCTCGGGCGGCGAGAACATTTCCTCGATCGAGGTCGAGGACGCGCTCTACAAACATCCGTCCGTTGCTTCCTGCGGCGTGGTGGCACGCCATGACGACAAATGGGGCGAGGTGCCGGTTGCCTATGTCGAGCTGAAGCCGGGCAAGGCGGCGACCGAGGCCGAGATCATCGAGCACTGCCGCACGCTGCTTGCCCGCTTCAAAGTGCCGAAAGCGGTGATTTTCGCCGAAATACCGAAGACGTCGACGGGCAAGATCCAGAAGTTCCGGCTGCGGGAAATGGCGAAGGGTACCTAA